The Atribacteraceae bacterium genome segment CACAAACCGCCGGTAGGAGAAGGACGCCTTCCCTCCGGTATCGTAGAACCGCCCCCACACCTCGGGGTACGCCAGAAGTGAGACAAGCGCCCCGGCTACATCCTGGTAGAAAACCGGTTGGACCAGGGCCTCTCCGGAGCCGAACAGAGGAAAAAAAGAATGACGGGACAGGTGACGGACGAGAAGACTCACGTTACGGTTCCGGCCATCCCCGTAGATCATGGTCGGCCGGATTGCCGCGTACCGGATCCCGGTCCGTTCGCAGTATTCGATCATCCGATCCTCCAAACACCGGTATTCTTGACTGGCCACGGAAAAGCGGGAATGCACCGCCGCCGTATTGACAAAGAGCCCCGTTCCGACTCCCGAACGCTCCATCGCCTCCAGCACCGGTATCACCCGGCGGATGCCGGCGACATGGACCACAAGATCGACATCCCGCAGCCACTCCGGGGAAAGCGGGTCGCGATCCAGGTCACAGTGGATAAACTCAATAGGTAGGTCCCGCAGAGAGGAAGCGTCTCTTTCCGGACGCACCAGGCACACGATACGGAAGTGGCCCGCGGCCGCAATTTTCCGCAGGAAACACTCTCCCACCGGGCAGGTCCCGCCAGTCACGAGCATCGTCGATCTCTGGCCATCCCGGTGTTTCATTTCAACCATCATGCGACCCCAGCCCCATCGTGCGCATCAGAACTTGGTTCACCTGCCTGACATCATACTTCTCCTCGGCGATTCGCCGGGAAGCCTGACCCATTACCAATATCCGTTCCGGGTTCTGGAGAAAGAAGTCCATCGCCTCGACCAGTTTCGTGACGTTTTGTACCGGGACCAGCCAACCGTTTTCTCCGGGGCGAACCGTCTCCCGACAACCCGGCGCAGCGGTGGTAATCACCGGCCGTCCCACGGCCATGGCCTCGAGTACCGAGCGGGGAGTGCCCTCCCGGTAGGAGGGGAGGACAAAAACGTGGGCCCGTTCCAGGAAGGGACGTACATCGCGGGTTTCCCCCAGGTACCGGATAATTCCCTCCCTGGACCAGTTCTCGACCTCCTCTCTCCGTAACGCCGTAGGATTGGGATCGAGCGGTCCGAGCATCTGGAAGTCCGCTGCGGGATAACGTCTTTTCAACACTCGGGCGGCCGCGACAAACTCCCCGATCCCCTTGTCCCGGAGCAACCGAGCAACCAGGAGAAAGGTCAAAGGCGGCGGCGGGGGGGGGACCCAGTAAAAACGGTCAAGATCCACCCCGGAACCGTTGACCAGCACCGGAGGCGCTCCTTCGGGTAGCAGACCAAGTCGGACAAAGAGGTCCCGGTCGTCGGGATTCTGGAAAAACACCGCTCGATTCAACCGGAGGGAACGCCGGTACATATTACACACCAGCGCCGTGACCATCATCCTCTTCCAGTCGCCCGCCCCGAAGGCATACCCCAAACCGGTGATCATCGAATAGATACCGGGAACCCGGCAGGCTCCCGCCGCCTTCGACCCGTAGATGACCGGTTTTACCGCGTACGAAAACACTATCTCCGGGCTTTCCTCCCGGATTATCCGAACCAGGGAACGGAGGGTGCCGTAATCGTGAAGGGGATTTAGCCCGGTTCGCTCCAGGGGATACTGCCGGTACCGCGCACCCAGGGCTTCCAGGGCTTCCCCATATCCCGGTTCCGGACCCAGGGCTACCACTTTATGCCCGGCCTCGGTCATCGACCGAATGAGAACCCCCCGGAAGTTCACGAGAGTCGGCGCGTAATGGGAAACGACGAGGACTTTGGCCACACCCTCATGCCTCCTCCGAAAAAGCACAGTGAACAGTGCATAGTGATGGGTGAGCGGTGATCAGTGATGGAGGAAACTTCTTCATCGCTTCATTGCTTCCTCCCATCCGCGCTTCTTCCCTAACACCGCCCGGGGAACTCGTCCAGAGACAGTGTTTTCGCAAAGCCGCGGTGTTCCAGATACCACTCAACTGTCCGCCGCAATCCCTCACCGAGAGAAACCTCCGGCTGCCAGCCCAAAAGCTCCCTGGCCTTACCAATATGGGCCCAAGTGGCGGGAACGTCAGTTCGGGGAAAATCCCGGTGTTCGATCACTGCCTGCTTCCCGGCCAGCTTCTCGATCCGACCGATCACTTCGTTAAGAGTATGGGGGCTATCCGAACCCAAGTTGACAGTTGCAAAGCCCACTCTCCGCAATGCCGCGACGGTCCCCCGGGCGACGTCCTCCACATAAGTGAAGTCCCGGCTCTGGGTTCCATCTCCGAAAAGCACCACCGTCTCCCCCTCAGCAATCCACCTGATAAAGCGGAAGATGCTCATGTCCGGCCGTCCGGCCGGCCCGTAGACAGTAAAATACCTCACTACCGATACATCGATCCCGTACAGATAATGCCAGGTGTAGGCCAGTATTTCCGCTCCTTTCTTGCTCACCGCATAGGGGGAAATGGGAGTGTTGACCGGGAGTTCCTCCCGGAAGGGCATTTTTTGCCCAGCGTATAGTGAAGAGGTCGACGCGAGGACAAATTTGGGCACTCCGTATTCCCGGCTCAATTCCAGCAGATGGAGAGTGCCCATCACATTGGTGGCCAGGTAACTTCCCGGATCGCGTAGACTGGCCCGGACCCCCGTCCGAGCCGCCAGATTCACCACCGCATCGAAGGCTCCGCCTTCTTCAAAAACCTTCCGCAGGGATGCCCTGTCCTCGATGTCTCCCCGAACATCCCGTAACCCCACCTGATCCCGCAAGCGGGCCAGCCGATACTCTTTCAGGCGGATGTCGTAATAGTCGTTCAGATTGTCGACCCCCGTCACTGTATGGCCATCCCGCAAGAGTCGCTCCGTCACGACGCTTCCGATAAATCCCGCGCAACCGGTCACCAAGTAGTTAGACACGCAAGCCTCCCCAATCATCCTTCTCCTGCCTCATAATCTCCAGTACCACCCCGCCGCCTCGGCTTTTCGGCGGTCGCATGCCCCCTTGACATCCACGAGTACCGGGACCCCCCGGAAGAGGGGCAATAGCGCGTCCACCCCATAATAGGGCGAGAATTCCCGATGCCGAACCGCCAGGACTACCGCATCGTAGGGTGCCTTTTCCCCGATCTCCTCAAGAAGAGTTATCCCATACTCTTCCTCGACTTCACTTTTCAAGACCACCGGGTCGAACAGTAAGGGATCAACCGCAAATTCCCGCAATTCCCGTTCGATGTCGATTACCCGGCTGTTGCGGACATCCCGGACGTTCTCCTTGAAGGCCACCCCCATGATCAGAATCCGGGCGTTTTTGATGCCTTTCTCCGCCC includes the following:
- a CDS encoding NAD(P)-dependent oxidoreductase; translation: MMVEMKHRDGQRSTMLVTGGTCPVGECFLRKIAAAGHFRIVCLVRPERDASSLRDLPIEFIHCDLDRDPLSPEWLRDVDLVVHVAGIRRVIPVLEAMERSGVGTGLFVNTAAVHSRFSVASQEYRCLEDRMIEYCERTGIRYAAIRPTMIYGDGRNRNVSLLVRHLSRHSFFPLFGSGEALVQPVFYQDVAGALVSLLAYPEVWGRFYDTGGKASFSYRRFVEAVGAVLGKKVRFVRLPVQAGITLARLGERMGRLVPWTEEQVLRSTEDRVTDNTPAREAFGYDPRGFWEGLEAEITALRSRGVLQ
- a CDS encoding glycosyltransferase family 4 protein, with product MAKVLVVSHYAPTLVNFRGVLIRSMTEAGHKVVALGPEPGYGEALEALGARYRQYPLERTGLNPLHDYGTLRSLVRIIREESPEIVFSYAVKPVIYGSKAAGACRVPGIYSMITGLGYAFGAGDWKRMMVTALVCNMYRRSLRLNRAVFFQNPDDRDLFVRLGLLPEGAPPVLVNGSGVDLDRFYWVPPPPPPLTFLLVARLLRDKGIGEFVAAARVLKRRYPAADFQMLGPLDPNPTALRREEVENWSREGIIRYLGETRDVRPFLERAHVFVLPSYREGTPRSVLEAMAVGRPVITTAAPGCRETVRPGENGWLVPVQNVTKLVEAMDFFLQNPERILVMGQASRRIAEEKYDVRQVNQVLMRTMGLGSHDG
- a CDS encoding NAD-dependent epimerase/dehydratase family protein, which codes for MSNYLVTGCAGFIGSVVTERLLRDGHTVTGVDNLNDYYDIRLKEYRLARLRDQVGLRDVRGDIEDRASLRKVFEEGGAFDAVVNLAARTGVRASLRDPGSYLATNVMGTLHLLELSREYGVPKFVLASTSSLYAGQKMPFREELPVNTPISPYAVSKKGAEILAYTWHYLYGIDVSVVRYFTVYGPAGRPDMSIFRFIRWIAEGETVVLFGDGTQSRDFTYVEDVARGTVAALRRVGFATVNLGSDSPHTLNEVIGRIEKLAGKQAVIEHRDFPRTDVPATWAHIGKARELLGWQPEVSLGEGLRRTVEWYLEHRGFAKTLSLDEFPGRC